A stretch of DNA from Methylobacterium sp. CB376:
GTGCAGGCGCCGGCCACCCCGGCGCTCGCGCCGCCGGGCTATTACCAGATCGTGGCGATCGACCAGAAGGGCGTGCCCTCGCCGGGCGTGATCATCGCCCTCGGCAGCGGCGTCGCCCCGCCCGCCCCCGCAGGTCGCGGCCCCGGTCGGCAACGTCGCGCAGGGCGGCGTGACGCCCCCGCCGCCTCCGCCGCCTGCGCCCCCTCTGCCGCCCCCGCGCCGCCCCCGCGCCGCCCCCTGCACCGCCGCCGCCGCCTCCGGCGCCCACCGATCTCTGGCTGCCGATCGGCAACACGGCCAAGCGCATCGCGGTCGGCCGCGACGGCACCCTGGTCATGCTCAACGCGGTCGACGGCAGCCTCTCGAAATACGCCCCGGACAAAACCTGGGTCAAACTGGCCGGCAACTTCAAGGATGTGGCGGTCGTCGACGCCAACAGCATCTACGGCATCCAGATGGACGGCGTCATCGTCCGCTTCAACGGGCAGACCTGGCGGCGGGTCGGCTACGGCGGCAAGACGATCAGCGCCTCGGCCGACGGCACGATCGTGATCGTGAACATCCTCAACGAGATCTGGAAGAAGTACGGCGACAACGATCAGGAGGCCTGGGGCCAGATTCCCGGAAAGGCGCAGCGCGTCGCGGCGATGAACGCCAACAGCTTCTGGTCGGTCGGCCTGGACGGGGACGTGTACCGCGCCGATCAGACGGGGAAGTGGGTCCTCGTAGGGTCCAACGCGGTCGACATCGCCGCTTCGCCGGACGGCAGCGTGGCGGTGATCAACTCGGACGTCGGCGTGCTCTGGCGCAAGTTCGGCGACGACACCGTCGAAGCCTGGGGCTGGGTGAAGACCCCGGGGCCGGCTCAGGCGGTCGCCGTCCCGAACGGGCAGCACGCCTTCGTGATCGGACGCGACGGCGTCATCTACCGCCAGTGAGACGCTGCCCGGACGTGATCGTCCGGACAGCGTCTGAGAAGCCCGCGCGGCGCGTGAGCGAAGCTGAAATCCGCATGGCGACGCAATCCGTCGGATCTCGTACGACAAGCCCGCGCGGCGCGTGAGCGACGCCGACCTCCGCATCGCGACGCAATCCGTCGGATGTCGGATGACGGATCCCGCCGCGCCCCGTCCCGGGGCGCGGCGCCCGCCCTCTCCGCCCCGCCGGCTCCCTCCCGGCGGGGCTTCGCGCTCGCGGGCCGCCCCGGCGCGGCCCGCCCCGGCCGAGAGGCCGCGGCCCGCGCAGCCGCCGGGCCTTGTGGTAGGAGAGCGCCAGCCGCAGGAGAGCCGCATGCCCGGACGCCGCCCCGATCCCGCGCCGCGCCAGGTGCCGACCCGCCGCGAGAGGATCGCGCAGGCCGTCGCCCGGCTCGCCCCGCGCCTGCCCGCCTTCGAGGCCGAGGCGATCCTCGACCGGGCCCTGGCGAGCCCCGGCCTGCGCGGCGCCGCCCCCGAGAACGCCGCCTGGCTCGGGATGGTGGCCTATGCCCGCCACGTCTTCACCGAGTACGACGCGCTCCTGGCGGAGGGCTACGATCAGGACAGCGCCCGCCACTTCGTCCTCGACGATCTTAACGCCGTCCTCGCCGGCTGGGGCGTGCGGCGGCGGATCGGCGAGGAGGCGGAGGAGGCGTGAGGATCCGGCGAAACCGCGCCGGCCTCCCTATATTCCGGTTTCGTTCTCCGCCTCCTGCCCCGGAGCCCCGTCCCGCGCGATGAGTGCCGCGATCGCCGACGTCCTGATCCCGCTCGCCCTCGACACGGCCTACAGCTACGCCGTGCCGGACGGCCTCACCCTGGCCGAGGGCGACGTGGTCCAGATCCCCCTCGGGCCCCGCGAGACGGTCGGGGTGGTCTGGTCGCTGCGCGAGAGCGCCTCGGGCGGCAACCTGCGGCGGGTCACCGGCAAGATCGCGGATGACGGCATGCGCACGCCCCTGCGCCGGCTGGTCGACTGGATCGCCCGCTACACCCTGGCCCCGAAGGGCTCGGCCCTCGCCATGGCGCTGCGCCTGCCCGAGGAGGGTCCCCGCGGCGAGACCGCCCGGATCGGGGTGCGCGCGACCGGGATGCCGCCGAGCCGGGTGACGCCGGCCCGCACCAAGGTGCTGGCGGTGGCCGCCGACGGGGCGGTGCGGGGCAAGCGGGCGCTCAGCCTGGAGGCGGGCGTCAGCGCGAGCGTGGTCGATGGGCTGATCGACGACGGCGTGCTGGAGACGGTGGCGCTCGCCCCCGAGCGGGTCGCCGAGCCGCCCGACCCGGACCACCCGCACGCGGCCTTGTCGGAGGCGCAGGCCGAGGCCGCCCGCGCGCTGATCGCCAGCCTGACCGCGCCGCCCCGCACGGGCGGTCCGGCCGGGGACGGGGGCGTGACGCTCCTCGAAGGCGTCACCGGCTCGGGCAAGACGGAGGTGTATTTCGAGGCGGTGGCGGAGGCGGTGCGCCGGGGCGTGCAATCCCTGGTGCTGATGCCCGAGATCGCCCTCACCGCCCAGTTCCTCGACCGCTTCGCGGCCCGCTTCGGCGCGCGGCCGGCGGCGTGGCATTCCGGCGTCGGCGGGCGGCGGCGCGAGCGCATCCGCGCGGGCGTGGCGGCGGGCGAGATCCCGGTCGTGGTCGGCGCCCGCTCCGCCCTGTTCCTGCCGTTCCGGAGCCTCGGCCTGATCGTCGTCGACGAGGAGCACGAGGCCGCCTACAAGCAGGAGGACGGGGTCTGCTACCACGCCCGCGACATGGCGGTGGTCCGCGCCAAGCTCGAGAACGCCGCCCTGGTGCTCGCCTCGGCCACGCCCTCGATCGAGACCCGGGTCAACGCCCAGCGCGGCCGCTACCGCCGCGTGGTCCTGCCCGAGCGCTTCGGCGGCCGGCGCCTGCCGGAGATCCGGGCGATCGACATGCGCCGGGAGCAGATCCCGCGCGGGCGCTACCTCTCCCCGACCCTGACCGCTGCCATCGCGGAGACGAACGGCAGGGGCGAGCAGGCCCTCCTGTTCCTCAACCGGCGGGGCTATGCGCCCCTCACCCTCTGCCGGGCCTGCGGGCACCGCTACCAATGCCCGAACTGCTCGACCTGGCTCGTGGAGCACCGCTTCCGCCGCGCCCTCGTCTGCCACCATTGCGGGCACGCGGAGCGGCGGCCCGAGGCCTGCGTGGCCTGCGGCACCTTCGACACCCTCGCGGCCTGCGGGCCGGGCGTCGAGCGCATCGCCGAGGAGGTCGCGGCGACCTTCCCCGAGCGGCGGGTGATCGTGCTGTCGAGCGACTTCCCGGGCGGGGCCGAGCGCCTGCGGGCGGAGCTGCAGACCGTGGCGGAGGGCGGCTGCGACATCGTCGTGGGCACGCAGCTCGTCGCCAAGGGCCACAATTTCCCGCACCTGACGCTGGTGGGCGTGCTCGACGCCGATATCGGCCTCGCCTCGGGCGATCCGCGGGCGGCGGAGCGCACCTTCCAGCTCCTGCAGCAGGTGACGGGCCGGGCCGGCCGCGGCGAGAAGCCGGGCCGCGCCCTCGTCCAGACCTACCAGGCGGAGCATCCGGTGATCGCCGCCCTGATCTCGGGCGATGCGGAGCGCTTCTACGAGGAGGAGACGGCCGCCCGCTCCATGGCGGGGCTGCCGCCCTTCGGCCGGCTCGCCGCCCTGATCGTGTCGGCGGCCGAGCGCGAGGCGGCGGAGGCGCATGGCCGGGCGCTCGCCCAGGTCGCGGAGCCGCCGCCCGGCGTGATGGTGCTCGGGCCCGCGGAGGCGCCCCTCGCCCTGGTGCGCGGGCGCCACCGCTTCCGGCTGCTGGTCAAGGCCGAGCGCGAGGTCGACATCCAGAGCTACCTGCGCGACTGGCTCGCCCGCGGCCCGAAGCCCCGCGGCAGCGT
This window harbors:
- a CDS encoding tectonin domain-containing protein, whose translation is MLNAVDGSLSKYAPDKTWVKLAGNFKDVAVVDANSIYGIQMDGVIVRFNGQTWRRVGYGGKTISASADGTIVIVNILNEIWKKYGDNDQEAWGQIPGKAQRVAAMNANSFWSVGLDGDVYRADQTGKWVLVGSNAVDIAASPDGSVAVINSDVGVLWRKFGDDTVEAWGWVKTPGPAQAVAVPNGQHAFVIGRDGVIYRQ
- a CDS encoding DUF2293 domain-containing protein, which translates into the protein MPGRRPDPAPRQVPTRRERIAQAVARLAPRLPAFEAEAILDRALASPGLRGAAPENAAWLGMVAYARHVFTEYDALLAEGYDQDSARHFVLDDLNAVLAGWGVRRRIGEEAEEA
- a CDS encoding primosomal protein N', with the translated sequence MSAAIADVLIPLALDTAYSYAVPDGLTLAEGDVVQIPLGPRETVGVVWSLRESASGGNLRRVTGKIADDGMRTPLRRLVDWIARYTLAPKGSALAMALRLPEEGPRGETARIGVRATGMPPSRVTPARTKVLAVAADGAVRGKRALSLEAGVSASVVDGLIDDGVLETVALAPERVAEPPDPDHPHAALSEAQAEAARALIASLTAPPRTGGPAGDGGVTLLEGVTGSGKTEVYFEAVAEAVRRGVQSLVLMPEIALTAQFLDRFAARFGARPAAWHSGVGGRRRERIRAGVAAGEIPVVVGARSALFLPFRSLGLIVVDEEHEAAYKQEDGVCYHARDMAVVRAKLENAALVLASATPSIETRVNAQRGRYRRVVLPERFGGRRLPEIRAIDMRREQIPRGRYLSPTLTAAIAETNGRGEQALLFLNRRGYAPLTLCRACGHRYQCPNCSTWLVEHRFRRALVCHHCGHAERRPEACVACGTFDTLAACGPGVERIAEEVAATFPERRVIVLSSDFPGGAERLRAELQTVAEGGCDIVVGTQLVAKGHNFPHLTLVGVLDADIGLASGDPRAAERTFQLLQQVTGRAGRGEKPGRALVQTYQAEHPVIAALISGDAERFYEEETAARSMAGLPPFGRLAALIVSAAEREAAEAHGRALAQVAEPPPGVMVLGPAEAPLALVRGRHRFRLLVKAEREVDIQSYLRDWLARGPKPRGSVRVGIDVDPQSFL